TTCTCCGACCGCTACGATGGCCGCTGCAACACATTCAGTAAAACAAGATTGTCTTCACAAGTTACTGATGGAAAATCACAACAGGTCGGAGTTTATTAAAGCTTTTTGTGATGATTTTACTGAATTATTCCGGGCTACATGGAACAACTATCATCAGGGCAGATCAACACCAAGTTTCGACGATGATATCGGTGGCGTAGCTATTGACTCGCAGGTAGAAACTGATATTGAAGAATTGGAGTCCATGACTAAAGATAGCTATGATTTAATAAAAGCTAAAGTTTTAGATTCTACTGCAACACCAAGTCTCTCTCACTGATCTAGTGAATCGGAGTCGAAGATAACCGAGAGCGAAATTGATGTCAATTCCACTCGATTCAGGTGAAGATTCAAGTTCAAAAACAGTATTCTCTCCAAATCCTTCAACCCCTAATGCAACAGATGAAGGTAATTTTCAATCTATACCCATAGTTTCTGGAATACCAAGAAGGTAAACCATTCAATTTTGGTGAGGTAAAGGATTCCAGTTCGTTGAACGTTTCTGGTGCTATCAAAGATTTGTTTCTTCAACCTGCAACTCAAGGTACCTCTATATGTGATACATTGTCTGGTTTCAATTTTACTATTATGTTGTTTGATCGAGGAAAAATGTTTGAAACCTGGTTTTGGAATTCCTTGTCCGAAAGTAAGTTTTATTATTCACATTTTTGTCAGCATCATACTTACTCAGTTGAAGTGAAGAGTTCCGGAAATCCTTATTACTTCAAGGAGTTTTTCTATCTCCAACACAAATTACACTCTCAGGattattcttctcttcttctggtCGACATTCGCTAGTTATTTGATCGTGGTAAGTGTGCAACTACAGATTGGATTTCTTATGAGGAATTAATTTGTCCAGTATTACATATCTTAAGGTATCAATCAGAAATTAGTTCCATGCCTTCAATTATTTTTGTGTGTGTTAATGATAATCTTATTAGTGAGGCTCGAAAGATGCTTGGTTCAATTTTAATGGATGATTATATTAAAAAAATTGCTTATGAGCCATATATTAAGCTTTGGTATAGCTTGCAGTTATTGTCTGCTTATTCAAAGTGTTCTAGTAATTGTTGAAAATGGATATGGTTGGCAGCTGTTTTTGAAGATGTCACAAAGGAATAGTATCACCAATTATGGTTGTGATCTTATGTTGTTTGGTGGAGGAAGAATGGGTGAAACCATTATATGGAGTTCTCATTCGAAAGGGTTTAATGCTTCATGTTTGATCTTAATTCATAATATCCATAAGTACACTGGAATGACTGATCTGGGGTTGGTTCTTAGGTTGGCAGCATATCTGGTTTCGTATGCTTGGGAATGCTTCAGTTCCAACATTTTATCCATTACTTATCAACAAGATGTAGAATATTGGGTGAATACACTGCCAATCTCAATTAAAGGTGGGATTTCTTGCTATTGGTGTGGTAGTTTGTCGATTACTGTTGGTGGAGGCAGAGTTTATGATTGGTTTGATCAAAAGCATATGGGAGTTGTCAGTAATGAAAGATGGAATATTGCAGCTAGGTATTTTATTGCAGATACCCAACAAAGCTTGGCGCAACTGTTAAACTCCGCATCTGATCAGGCCACAACAATACAGGTGAAGGAAGAGTCTGCCAACTACATACAACTAACAAATGCAGTGTATGATTTTTGGATTATTATGCATGGGCTCAAGGTTATAGTCTCTGAAATCTTTCAAATAAGCCCAACAGGAGAGGTGTGTTTGCGACTTCAACTGCAAGTGCAAGTTAAATGCAAAGGTCCTCATGCAGTCTTTACCAATTTTAATTTTCAAGTTGAAACTCGTGGCTGTGAGGGAACCATAGCTCATACTGATACTGCAAGGGGTGCTTCTATTATAACATACCAAGCCGTGAGTCCCGATGGTAGTGGGCTTGAGTACTGGCCAGAGACTATGCTCCTTACTGTCCAGAGGAAGATCACCAAATTTGGCATTGCCACTACTTATAGTTCTCGAGAAGGAGCTACATTGCCTGTGTTCTCTGGTAGCTTTGCTCATTTCATACCTTCCATCACTGAGCCTTCCCTTGTCCAAGCGGAATTCAAGACATCCTCCTCATTGGCCTTCTTGTTAGGAATTACAGTTCTCGTCCCTCACTGTGTGCAAGGAGCTGCGGCAACCGAGTTCTGGGCTTGGATTTCC
The nucleotide sequence above comes from Papaver somniferum cultivar HN1 chromosome 8, ASM357369v1, whole genome shotgun sequence. Encoded proteins:
- the LOC113302969 gene encoding uncharacterized protein LOC113302969, whose translation is MIILKKLLMSHILSFGIACSYCLLIQSVLVIVENGYGWQLFLKMSQRNSITNYGCDLMLFGGGRMGETIIWSSHSKGFNASCLILIHNIHKYTGMTDLGLVLRLAAYLVSYAWECFSSNILSITYQQDVEYWVNTLPISIKGGISCYWCGSLSITVGGGRVYDWFDQKHMGVVSNERWNIAARYFIADTQQSLAQLLNSASDQATTIQVKEESANYIQLTNAVYDFWIIMHGLKVIVSEIFQISPTGEVCLRLQLQVQVKCKGPHAVFTNFNFQVETRGCEGTIAHTDTARGASIITYQAVSPDGSGLEYWPETMLLTVQRKITKFGIATTYSSREGATLPVFSGSFAHFIPSITEPSLVQAEFKTSSSLAFLLGITVLVPHCVQGAAATEFWAWISNILGPTRKTSGHCFIISLWALLGMSCTCRS